Proteins encoded by one window of Cannabis sativa cultivar Pink pepper isolate KNU-18-1 chromosome 4, ASM2916894v1, whole genome shotgun sequence:
- the LOC115712810 gene encoding biotin carboxylase 2, chloroplastic, which translates to MDATMPMCKSVTSTPGLFMWRTQGIRSSQCSFMVGNKVNFPRQIAQGMRVSYKSKKSGGALHATCRAEKILVANRGEIAVRIIRTAHEMGIPCVAVYSTIDKEALHVQLADESVCIGEAPSNQSYLVIPNVLSAAISRGCTMLHPGYGFLAENALFVEMCREHGINFIGPNPDSIRVMGDKATARETMKKAGVPTVPGSDGLLQNTEEAIRLAHEIGFPVMIKATAGGGGRGMRLAKEPEEFVKLLQQAKSEAAAAFGNDGVYLEKYIQNPRHIEFQVLADKYGNVVHFGERDCSIQRRNQKLLEEAPSPALTPELRKAMGDAAVAAAASIGYIGVGTVEFLLDERGSFYFMEMNTRIQVEHPVTEMISSVDLIEEQIRVAMGEKLRYTQDEIVLRGHSIECRINAEDAFKGFRPGPGRITAYLPSGGPFVRMDSHVYPDYVVPPSYDSLLGKLIVWAPTREKAIERMKRALNDTIITGVPTTIEYHKLILDIEDFKNGKVDTAFIPKHEQELAEPQKMVRASPV; encoded by the exons ATGGATGCCACAATGCCTATGTGCAAATCTGTTACTTCAACTCCT GGTTTGTTTATGTGGAGAACCCAAGGAATTAGGAGTTCCCAGTGCAGTTTTATGGTGGGGAATAAAGTGAACTTCCCTAGACAAATAGCTCAGGGGATGAGGGTTAGCTATAAGTCTAAGAAGTCAGGGGGAGCTCTCCATGCTACATGCCGCGCAGAAAAGATTCTTGTGGCAAACAGAGGAGAAATAGCTGTTCGAATTATTAGAACTGCTCATGAAATGGGAATTCCTTGTGTGGCTGTTTACTCAACCATAGACAAGGAGGCACTTCATGTACAATTGGCTGATGAATCAGTTTGCATTGGTGAAGCACCAAGCAATCAGTC ATATTTAGTTATTCCAAATGTTCTATCAGCTGCGATTAGTCGTGGATGTACAATGTTGCATCCTGGTTATGGTTTCCTTGCCGAGAATGCATTGTTTGTTGAGATGTGTAGAGAACATGGAATCAACTTCATTGGACCAAAT CCTGATAGTATCCGTGTTATGGGTGACAAAGCAACAGCAAGAGAGACAATGAAGAAAGCAGGTGTTCCAACTGTACCAGGTAGTGATGGATTGCTTCAG AACACGGAGGAAGCAATTAGGCTAGCCCATGAGATTGGTTTTCCTGTGATGATCAAG GCAACAGCAGGTGGTGGAGGCCGTGGCATGCGTCTTGCTAAAGAACCTGAAGAGTTTGTTAAGTTGTTACAG CAAGCTAAGAGTGAGGCTGCAGCTGCTTTTGGAAATGATGGAGTTTATTTGGAAAAGTACATTCAAAATCCAAGGCATATTGAATTTCAG GTTCTTGCAGATAAATATGGTAACGTTGTTCACTTTGGAGAACGTGATTGCAGTATCCAG AGGCGGAATCAAAAACTTTTGGAAGAAGCACCCTCTCCTGCATTGACCCCAGAGTTGAGGAAGGCCATGGGTGATGCAGCAGTTGCTGCTGCAGCATCTATTGGCTATATCGGCGTGGGAACCGTGGAGTTTCTTTTGGATGAAAGAGGTTCCTTCTATTTCATGGAAATGAACACTCGGATTCAg GTTGAGCATCCAGTAACAGAAATGATCTCCTCTGTTGACTTAATTGAGGAACAAATTCGTGTAGCTATGGGTGAAAAACTCCGATACACACAG GATGAAATTGTGCTCAGAGGACATTCGATTGAGTGCCGTATCAATGCTGAAGATGCTTTCAAAGGATTCCGACCTGGACCAG GAAGAATAACAGCATACCTGCCATCTGGAGGGCCATTTGTTCGTATGGATAGCCATGTTTACCCTGATTATGTGGTTCCTCCGAGCTATGACTCCCTTCTTGGAAAG CTCATAGTATGGGCACCAACAAGAGAAAAGGCAATCGAACGCATGAAGAGGGCTCTTAATGACACCATTATTACAG GGGTTCCAACAACCATAGAATACCACAAACTTATTCTCGACATAGAG GATTTCAAAAATGGCAAGGTTGATACAGCTTTTATACCAAAACACGAACAAGAGCTAGCAGAG CCCCAGAAAATGGTGCGTGCATCTCCAGTGTAA